TCGGCTGTCGGCCGGTGGTCCGACCGGGGAGGGAGGAGCCGCGTGAGCACGCTGACGTGGGACGAGCTGTTCCCCCTCCGGTCGCTGCGGCTGCGGGTCGCGGACGACCTGGAGCTGCGGGTGCCGGACGACACCGACCTCCTCGGGCTGGCGGCGGCGGCGCACGAGGGGATCCACGACCCGTCCTGGACGCCGTTCACCCAGCCGTGGGCCGACGGCAGCCCGCTCGAGCGGGCCCGCAGCGTCGTCCAGTGGCAGTGGCGCCAGCGCGGCGCAGCGGCGCCGGAGAGCTGGGTCGTGCCGTTCGCCGTCGTCCGCGACGGGCAGGTGGTGGGTCTGCAGGACCTCATGGCACGCGACTTCGCCGTGCGACGCGAGGTCGGCACCGGCTCGTGGCTCGGTCGGCGCCACCAGGGCCGGGGCACGGGCTACCGCGCGAGGCTGGCGGTCCTCTCCCTCGCGTTCGACCACCTGGGTGCGCGGACCGCGGTGACGGAGGCGTGGAAGGACAACGCCGCGAGCAACCGGGTGACGGAGAAGGTCGGCTACGCCCGGGACGGGGAGGAGGTGGCCGTCACGCGCGGGCAGCGCCGGGAGGGCTGGCGGTACCGCCTCACGGTCGAGCGCTGGCGCGCGCTCGGCCACCCGCGCGTCGAGGTCGAGGGACTCACCGCCGCCTGCCGGGCGCAGCTCGGCGTGTGACGGGCGACCCGTCGCGGGTCGGTCGCCGTGTATGGTCATGCACCATGACGTATACCGTGGCCGTGGCGGGCGCCACGGGCTACGCGGGCGGTGAGCTGCTGCGACTGCTGCTCGCGCACCCCGACCTCGAGGTCGGCGCCGTCACGGCCGCCACCAGCGCCGGGACCCGCCTCGGCGAGCACCACCCCCACCTGCCCGCGCTCGCCGACCGCGTCGTCGAGCCGACCGACCCGGCGACGCTCACCGGCCACGACGTCGTCGCCCTCGCCCTCCCGCACGGGCACTCGGCGGCCGTCGCGGAGCGGCTCGGCGCCGACGTCCTCGTCGTCGACCTCGCCGCCGACCACCGCCTCGTCGACCCCGCCGCGTGGCGAGCCTTCTACGACGGGGACCACGCCGGGTCGTGGCCGTACGCGCTGCCCGAGCTGCCCCTGGCCGGGGGCGAGCGGCAGCGGCACCGGCTGCCCGGCCTCGACGCCGGCGCGCCGCGCCGGCTCGCGGTGCCCGGCTGCTACCCGACCGCGGTGAGCCTCGCGCTGGCCCCGGGGTTCACCGAGGGGCTGCTCGAGCCCGACGACGTCGTCGTCGTCGCGGCCAGCGGGACCAGCGGCGCGGGCCGCGCGACGAAGGCGCACCTGCTCGGCAGCGAGGTGATGGGCTCCATGAGCCCGTACGGCGTCGGCGGCTCCCACCGGCACACCCCGGAGATCGAGCAGAACCTCGGCGCCGCCGC
The nucleotide sequence above comes from Aquipuribacter nitratireducens. Encoded proteins:
- a CDS encoding GNAT family N-acetyltransferase, with protein sequence MSTLTWDELFPLRSLRLRVADDLELRVPDDTDLLGLAAAAHEGIHDPSWTPFTQPWADGSPLERARSVVQWQWRQRGAAAPESWVVPFAVVRDGQVVGLQDLMARDFAVRREVGTGSWLGRRHQGRGTGYRARLAVLSLAFDHLGARTAVTEAWKDNAASNRVTEKVGYARDGEEVAVTRGQRREGWRYRLTVERWRALGHPRVEVEGLTAACRAQLGV
- the argC gene encoding N-acetyl-gamma-glutamyl-phosphate reductase, with the translated sequence MTYTVAVAGATGYAGGELLRLLLAHPDLEVGAVTAATSAGTRLGEHHPHLPALADRVVEPTDPATLTGHDVVALALPHGHSAAVAERLGADVLVVDLAADHRLVDPAAWRAFYDGDHAGSWPYALPELPLAGGERQRHRLPGLDAGAPRRLAVPGCYPTAVSLALAPGFTEGLLEPDDVVVVAASGTSGAGRATKAHLLGSEVMGSMSPYGVGGSHRHTPEIEQNLGAAAGGTVTVSFTPTLAPMPRGILATCTARVRPGTTAAAVRGAWEDAYVAEPFVHVLPEGRWPRTADTLGANTVHVQVALDERAGRVVAVAAVDNLTKGTAGAAVQGTNLALGLPEPLGLPSAGLAP